Within Bombus fervidus isolate BK054 chromosome 3, iyBomFerv1, whole genome shotgun sequence, the genomic segment aaatgtaagaaatacacgtgtaccAGAAATACCTACTATACGCCAACGAACTTTAATACTGTTATCCTCAGGATGCATAGTCATTTTTAAAACCTCGAACTTAACAAAAGCATACTTTAAATGGCCTATTACTTTTAAAAGCGCTACTTGCTTAAAATAATGCTGGATACCACtgtgaaacatttttaaatatatgtattatttgttttgagaacattaataataaaaatattttacattatgcaCTTACACACTTGTTGTTCCTCTAATATTGTTGACAAAAACTAAATCCTGTGTATAGATTCCATAATTCAATTGTTTAACAAATAGAAGCGGCAACTGAAAGaaatagatattaatatttataaaatttcatcaagTTTTATGTAATTCAGAACAATTTCTttgcacaaaaaaaaaaaaaaacatacatCCTTACGAAGAATATCAAAcacattttgtaaatttgatTCAATTGGATTACGATCCTCAGAAGCTTGCATCTCATTTGCGCTACGCACATTAGGAGCGGTttctgtataaagcattccatcctTTTGACAGTTAAGTAAGACATTATCCGATATCCTCTTAGTCATTACCATCTTTGTATATGGTAaataaaaacttttatttcttaaattcaaGAACGATTTTTCCCATTGTGTATTGTTCTTTAATAATGTCATGTCTAAATCTAAATTGATAACACTTTTCATTTGAGTattcatttgtttttctttgtgtaatttaataattcgctGTTTAGTCcaattatatttcttgttCTTATAACTCTCAATATTAGCATTAAAAACAACTGGTTCATTTTGGCTTAACGAATGAACTGTTGAATTCAAATGTTTTTCTCTGTCATTTATTATTGAGCTTCCTTGCGTATCTAAAAACTATAATTAAGAGTCAGTTATTGAATATCtatcttttatcaaaattttgcttttaaaaatatttgaataaaaattatagtaaaattataaattaagtaaCACACAAAAGAGAGATATACGGAAATAAACAAccacttaataatatatagtttTTGTCACTTACAAGCTGTTACAGTTTTTAGTAAGAAGAACATAAATTTCCATACTGTGTTAgtatatattaacaaaattcaaTACAATGTCTATTCATTTTAACAATTctatcaattaatattttccaaaatctcaaaaatttatgtaatacTAACATAtagaaacaatagaaaaaagacgaaaaatattaaatgaccTAATCATTAATAATGCCTTTGTGAGAACGATAAAAcatcaataaattattatgataAAATGATTATTACATAAGTATATTGAGGTTAACTTACTCTACGCAATAGTACGAGTTTTTGAAACGGAGGTCTTATATGATGACAATTAAAAATGTCATATAGATATAAACGATTTACAATTATTGTACGAAAATTATTAGTATAATTACCACTTACTTCGTCCAAAAACAAAGAgggtttaatattatttaataactgATAGTTGATATCAGTTACTTGTTTTCGTACATTAACAAaagatgtaaatttatttgaaataggACGTAAATAAAATGACATTTTTCTGGATCTTTTGTTTCACTGATTTGTATACAATGTTGCTTAAttacacatataatataatataaaatagaattgtcGACATGACCTTAGTATCATGTTATAGACAGTCTCCGGCAAATTCACACATGTTACAATTTCCAAGCAATTTTAATAGATGTTTGAAGTTTGAAAGATGGCGCTTGTGTTTAGtggcaaatttaaattttaattgaaattttagtaTAGCACGTTTAGACATATCTTAAGTAAAAAGTAAGTTATAAAATCATATgacaattttttgtttatttatgtacatttattaACATGAAGCTGCATCGATGACATATTGCGCTATGATATATGAGGTTAAAAAATAGTGGTAATGGTACAATTACAACATTAATTGAatgcaatttttttcattttaaagaaGAGTTAACATATTGCActcaaattattttccaacataacattgaaaaatatatcgttgataaaaatgtaagatattaaaataaataatttcgatatgttgcatttaaatgtacaaaaatacaTTCGTGCGTGTTAGACATTCGCAGAATGCTAATTTATCGAACGTTCAAAACTATAAAAGGttcattagaaatattttgttacaatctataacgttattttatcatataaaGAACAGTAACAAAAT encodes:
- the LOC139998507 gene encoding uncharacterized protein; the protein is MSFYLRPISNKFTSFVNVRKQVTDINYQLLNNIKPSLFLDEFLDTQGSSIINDREKHLNSTVHSLSQNEPVVFNANIESYKNKKYNWTKQRIIKLHKEKQMNTQMKSVINLDLDMTLLKNNTQWEKSFLNLRNKSFYLPYTKMVMTKRISDNVLLNCQKDGMLYTETAPNVRSANEMQASEDRNPIESNLQNVFDILRKDLPLLFVKQLNYGIYTQDLVFVNNIRGTTSVGIQHYFKQVALLKVIGHLKYAFVKFEVLKMTMHPEDNSIKVRWRIVGISGTRVFLTFWKIKIFDSKDQTESTPAWYDGFSTFYVNNDGKVFKHVVDKTMPDQNVTEKLKSPIDAKLALFVALSGLDTRFTQFCLKRYTKLLRIK